DNA from Drosophila suzukii chromosome 2R, CBGP_Dsuzu_IsoJpt1.0, whole genome shotgun sequence:
GAATTGTTTGAACTGTAATGTAAGTGCTAACATTATTTCTTATCTTATAATCTTATAATTATTTTACCATATTTATGTATACATGAactattttattgttttgtgACCAACATTTGTTATTATCAGCCATTTAAATcacaataaatatttgttctcTTCTTGGAATTTCAATGTGATTTTATAAAGCGATAAGCCATTGCTATTACTAGCAAAACGCATCTCAGAGGGATGGTTTTCAGTCGCTTTAGATCTGAGCTTGGATCATGAACAGCTTCTTGGAGATTTTCTTTCTGGCTTGGGCTTTCATCAGCCTAATACCTTTAGCTGAGCTCGTACCACTAAATTGGACACCAGGAGAGCGCAGGGTTTACGAGCAATTGCGACTACAGGATTGCGGAGTCCTATCGAATGTAATCCCCACCCAAAGGCTTCGCCGAAGGATCACCGGCGGTAGGAAATCCTTTCTAATGTCCCAACCTTGGATGGCATTTCTCTATGTACCAGGCGATCTGGAGATGTGTCGCTGTGGAGGCGCCCTTATCTCTGAAAGTATTTATAGAGAAAAGTAAATACTACTCATCAAGTTATAATTATATTCTTTGTTCTAATCAggctttgttttgactgctGCCCATTGCATCAAATTGTGTCCACAGTCGACAGAGTAAGTTAAGctaagatatttcttgccAGATTTCATAAGAAACTATTTTTATTTAGATTAAGAGTTCGACTGGGAGAACTCGACTTAACTTCCTCAGAAGACTGCACCACCTACAATTATAAAAAGGTTTGTGCCCCACCCATTGAGGAATTTTCCATAGAAAAGGCGACTATTCATGAGGAATTTAACCCCTTCTCCCCTTGGTTTGATGTAGCCCTCCTAAAACTTGACCGGAAAGTGGTCTTTAAAGGTAAGAAATCCGTAAATTTGTTTGATAATTATAATACTTTTGTTTTCCTGTTCCTAGATCACATCCGACCCATTTGTCTACCTCTGACCGATCAACTCCTGGCGTTTACCTCCAATATTGGACAGTCTTACATGGCGGTGGGGTGGGGAAAAACGGAGGATCGGCGCTTTGCCAACAGTACAATGGAGGTCTATATAAACTCTGAGAGGTGTACCGGCGGTAGAGACAGCTCCTTCCTGTGTGCCAATGGAGACTTTGTGGATACGTGTACTGGTGACTCAGGTGGTCCACTCACCTGGTCGACCCTTTACTTTGGCACCGTTCGAACAGTGCAATTTGGAGTGGTCAGCATTGGGAGCACAGAGTGTGGAGCTGCTCAGAAAGCCTACTACATGGATGTACCCACCTTTATGCCCTGGATAATCGGCAAGTTGGCTGAGTTCCCACACTTGCAAGTCAATTTAGATTCCAATAATTTGAGGTAAAGTTGGAAATAAAATGTAGAACTATCACATTCCTAAATTAGAActataatatttgtattttatttaaatatagtCAAACATATTTGAAAACACCGAGTGGAATAACGTTCATGATCTTTATTCACTCAAAAAAAGTGGGCCGTAATTCATTTTAGCATGACCCGATTTATTTCCAGGCGTTATCCCTCCCCATAACTAAGCAGACGTCTATGCCTGGTCTAGTAGCTCTGTTTAATTCTGTTCTTGAAATTCAAGGCGTTCGAATCCAGAACTTTCAGTAGCTAAGAAAAAACCAAACCCCCTTAAAGTTTTGTAGAATTTTTTTGTTACTATTTGATAACCGCATTTCCATTGGAATCACTATGTCGCACCAGATTGGAGTCATGTGCTTGGGTCACACGGAGGCAGTGGTGGAGTTATCCTTTAGCAACGACTTTGGATCCGGGTTTTACCTGGCCTCAGCGGGACTCGATGGAGTGGCAATGCTGCGACATGGTGACACTGGGCACATGATAACCCATCTAAAGAAACACAAGCAGAGCGTGTGGAGCGTGTCCTTGAACGAGGATGCAAAGATCCTGGCCAGTGGCGGGGGCGATTGCAAGGTTCGCATCTGGGATGCCTTGCTGGGGAAACAGCTGTCGAAGTATACGCGTGAAGAAACAGTATCCTGCTTGGACTTGAATCCCAAGGGCAG
Protein-coding regions in this window:
- the LOC108008738 gene encoding serine protease grass: MNSFLEIFFLAWAFISLIPLAELVPLNWTPGERRVYEQLRLQDCGVLSNVIPTQRLRRRITGGRKSFLMSQPWMAFLYVPGDLEMCRCGGALISESFVLTAAHCIKLCPQSTELRVRLGELDLTSSEDCTTYNYKKVCAPPIEEFSIEKATIHEEFNPFSPWFDVALLKLDRKVVFKDHIRPICLPLTDQLLAFTSNIGQSYMAVGWGKTEDRRFANSTMEVYINSERCTGGRDSSFLCANGDFVDTCTGDSGGPLTWSTLYFGTVRTVQFGVVSIGSTECGAAQKAYYMDVPTFMPWIIGKLAEFPHLQVNLDSNNLR